In Zingiber officinale cultivar Zhangliang chromosome 1A, Zo_v1.1, whole genome shotgun sequence, a genomic segment contains:
- the LOC122019154 gene encoding bromodomain and WD repeat-containing protein 1-like isoform X1, translating to MAPSKCKPPGDETPTTVAPLKFSRRMFEKLNSVDQRMTPEIDIREVYLLIMHFLSSGPCKRTYEQLQNELLEHKLLPRRYHAWYSRSGAPSGDEDDDGLSLPLCYIKLTQRYPHIEKDHILKLLKQLLVNSSPLPAMIGGVSNAAVFPTLTGSGSFSLLASDRDKEIKSSNKLPRYLRWPHMHAGQVHGLNLREIGGGFTKHCRAPSIRAACYAIAKPSTLVQKMEIIKKLRGHQNAVYCATFDRSGRYVITGSDDRLVKIWSMETAFCLASCRGHEGDITDLAVSSNNAVVASSANDFIIRVWHLPDGHPISVLKGHTGAVTAIAFNPRPAAVYQLLSSSDDGTCRIWDARQSNANPRIYIPKPLDTLAGKVTDPSPSAGQQTHQILCCAFNANGTVFVTGSSDTYARVWNAYKSNLDDPEQSNQEMDLLCGHENDVNYVQFSGCAVGSRSSLGDTLKEDNLPKFKNSWFTQDNLVTCSRDGSAIIWIPRSRRSHGKVGRWTRAYHLRVPMPPMPPQPRGGPRLRCQPTPRGVNMIVWSLDNRYVLAAIMDCRICVWNASDGSLLHSLIGHEESTFVLDVHPFDPRIAMSAGYDGKLIIWDIWEGMPVRIYETGRFKLVDGKFSPDGISVILSDEVGQIFIIATGQGDSQKDAKYDQFFLGDYRPLMQDTSGNVLDQETQLPPHRRNIQDLLCDSGMIPYPEPYQSMYQRRRLGILGIEWRPGSLKLAVGPTYNASIGDFQALPIVDLEQWVEPLPEIVEAIDWEIENDVQSDDADSEYNLTDEYSSQAGQESLSSSSCGEAESSAGNSEGDNDGKVGVKRSKRKKHSYETELTTSSGRRVKRRNFDECNGASMSRSHRTRRSMNGRLKRLKASKSEPSRPQRIAKKNALTFFSKLTSVSTDEDHEPDSNFSESESMFPDSKTQSFESERSLKFNLLSGVKESIKDEYEAAAIPSEVINKQDSPVSKRRLVLKLPCHVVSGTVISEWPKQDNLSISLPTSNSVVNSHRIPESEIAETVSSQNEIPSHRHFLVDHQTSMIKWGEVKQRSSKRPRVGDMVTWAAANTSVDDPNTAGDDTIGIISGDECRTSISWKQTNEKSNDRYAAGNKGVDATPHLLSLESMSLVQQSSISIQESEQVVLPHKCVDIRNESVEAENLNPVNHECKVLNESSEVYELVPNKTVNYFGSKCSFDVDPQVDETMKTTHPNMWFKTRGSVQEFNSSSLKLKSSVLNSLRSAEDDLVSDSPTPSDQDLDLAADEDEGTNRKSLEPGKSNNISENSEGWTTTNASLSVSHDCLDLKSYPKMYDAVYKRTKPSKGKESCITDVQVKQETTSDSVDHDEATLLLSGKIRNSNRKKPTGGRAPNHDLSCSMNNFDNNFFSSLGASTSRGKSASSSCNQFLVDDWKSTSKMPVGLRSVRNRRENYNTTDFRCMDKKSHQSLRKLSWLLLLEHEECYRYIPQKGDEVAYLIQGHREYIESTATTEVGPWKSIKGLKAVEFCKVQELEYSTLPGSGDSCCKLTLEFKDPSSCGFKKTFRVTLPELNDPDFLVERLRYDASIERNWTHRDKCQVWWKDADGSGGSWWSGRILAVKPKDSQFPDSPWEKYVVQYKDDSSGQHLHSPWELHDVNTHWEHPSISNETRNALLYYISKIEQASIRNQDYHGVQKMNQVAQKSNFLNRFPVPLSLEVIKRRLENNYYRTVDAVKHDSDVMISNAETHFIKSAEMKSKIKRLKESIKRTFSSLTDEKQTKESS from the exons ATGGCTCCCAGTAAATGCAAACCTcctggagatgaaactcctaccaCTGTGGCACCTTTGAAGTTCTCAAGAAGAATGTTTGAGAAGCTCAACTCTGTTGACCAAAGAATGACGCCAGAGATTGATATTAGGGAAGTTTATCTTTTGATCATGCATTTTTTGTCATCTGGGCCATGTAAGAGGACATACGAGCAGCTGCAGAATGAACTTTTAGAGCACAAACTTTTACCTAGAAGGTACCATGCTTGGTATTCACGTTCTGGTGCACCAAGTGGTGATGAAGATGATGATGGCTTGTCACTACCTCTTTGTTATATCAAGTTGACTCAGAG GTATCCTCATATTGAAAAGGATCACATATTAAAGCTTTTGaaacaattattagttaattCATCTCCTTTGCCTGCCATGATTGGAGGAGTTTCAAATGCTGCTGTTTTTCCTACGCTTACGGGATCTGGTTCCTTCTCTCTTCTTGCTT CCGACAGAGATAAAGAGATTAAAAGCTCCAATAAGTTGCCACGTTACTTGCGTTGGCCACATATGCATGCTGGCCAAGTTCATGGATTAAATTTAAGAGAGATAGGTGGTGGTTTCACAAAACACTGTCGTGCTCCATCGATTCGTGCTGCATGTTATGCAATTGCTAAACCATCAACTTTGGTACAAAAAATGGAGATCATAAAAAAGTTAAGGGGACATCAGAATGCTGTCTATTGTG CTACATTTGATCGTTCTGGGCGGTATGTAATAACTGGGTCAGATGATCGCCTTGTGAAGATCTGGTCAATGGAAACTGCATTTTGTCTAGCTAGTTGCCGGGGACATGAA GGTGACATTACTGACCTGGCTGTGAGTTCAAATAATGCTGTGGTGGCATCTTCTGCAAATGACTTTATCATTAGAGTT TGGCATCTACCTGATGGGCATCCAATATCAGTGCTGAAAGGGCACACTGGAGCTGTAACTGCCATCGCTTTTAATCCCAGACCTGCTGCTGTTTATCAGCTACTCTC ATCCTCTGATGATGGAACATGTCGTATATGGGATGCCAGGCAATCAAATGCAAATCCACGCATTTACATCCCAAAGCCTTTAGACACTTTAGctg GAAAGGTCACTGATCCCTCTCCTAGTGCTGGTCAACAAACACATCAGATCCTTTGTTGTGCATTCAATGCTAATGGGACTGTATTTGTTACTGGTAGCTCTGACACATATGCCCGG GTATGGAATGCTTATAAGAGCAATTTGGATGACCCTGAGCAATCAAACCAGGAGATGGATCTTTTGTGTGGTCACGAGAATGATGTCAATTATGTACAATTTAG TGGTTGTGCTGTGGGGTCTAGATCTTCCCTTGGTGATACTCTGAAAGAAGATAATCTACCTAAATTTAAAAATTCCTG gttcacTCAAGACAACCTTGTTACCTGCTCACGTGATGGCAGTGCAATTATTTGGATTCCAAGATCCCGACGATCTCAT GGAAAAGTTGGGCGCTGGACTCGTGCTTATCATCTTAGAGTCCCTATGCCACCTATGCCTCCCCAACCTCGTGGTGGTCCTCGTCTAAGATGTCAGCCAACTCCTCGTGGTGTTAATATGATTGTTTGGAGCTTGGATAATAGATATGTGCTTGCTGCTATCATGG ATTGTAGAATATGTGTCTGGAATGCTTCAGATGGTAGCTTACTCCATTCATTGATTGGCCATGAGGAATCT ACATTTGTTTTGGATGTGCACCCTTTTGATCCACGGATAGCTATGAGTGCTGGCTATGATGGAAAACTGATCATCTGGGAT ATATGGGAGGGCATGCCTGTGCGGATATATGAAACTGGCCGTTTCAAGTTGGTTGATGGGAAATTCTCACC AGATGGAATTTCAGTTATTCTCTCAGATGAAGTTGGTCAAATATTTATCATTGCAACTGGTCAGGGCGATTCACAAAAGGATGCCAAATATGACCAG TTCTTTCTTGGAGACTATCGACCCCTTATGCAAGATACAAGTGGAAATGTGTTGGATCAG GAGACCCAACTTCCACCACACAGAAGGAATATTCAGGATCTTCTCTGTGATTCGG GTATGATTCCATATCCTGAACCTTACCAGAGCATGTATCAAAGACGCCGTTTAGGTATTCTTGGTATTGAGTGGCGCCCTGGTTCACTGAAACTTGCAGTTGGTCCAACCTACAATGCTAGTATTGGTGATTTTCAAGCACTACCAATTGTGGATCTAGAGCAGTGGGTTGAGCCTTTACCGGAGATTGTGGAAGCTATAGATTGGGAAATTGAAAATGACGTGCAGAGTGATGATGCTGATTCTGAATATAATTTAACTGATGAATATTCCAGCCAAGCCGGTCAAGAAAGTTTGAGCAGCAGTTCATGTGGGGAAGCAGAAAGCAGTGCCGGAAATAGTGAAGGCGATAATGATGGAAAGGTAGGCGTTAAGAGATCTAAAAGGAAAAAGCACTCATACGAA ACTGAGCTCACAACTTCATCTGGTAGGCGAGTAAAAAGAAGAAACTTTGATGAATGTAATGGTGCTTCTATGTCAAGGTCTCACAGAACTAGGAGGTCCATGAATGGGCGTTTGAAAAGATTGAAAGCCTCTAAATCAGAGCCTTCAAGGCCACAGAGAATTGCTAAGAAAAATGCTCTTACTTTCTTCTCTAAATTAACAAGTGTTTCTACAGATGAAGATCATGAACCAGACAGTAATTTCTCTGAAAGTGAATCAATGTTCCCAGATTCAAAGACCCAAAGTTTCGAGTCTGAAAGATCACTGAAATTTAATCTGCTTAGCGGGGTGAAGGAGAGCATCAAAGATGAGTATGAAGCCGCTGCAATACCttctgaagtcatcaataaacaGGATAGTCCAGTAAGCAAGAGGAGGTTGGTCCTTAAGCTGCCATGCCATGTTGTCTCTGGAACTGTGATATCTGAGTGGCCCAAACAGGATAATTTGTCTATATCCTTACCCACAAGTAATTCTGTTGTCAATAGCCATCGTATACCTGAAAGTGAGATAGCTGAAACAGTCAGCTCGCAGAATGAGATTCCCTCCCACCGTCATTTCTTGGTGGATCACCAGACCAGTATGATTAAATGGGGAGAAGTTAAGCAGCGCTCTTCAAAACGCCCAAGAGTTGGTGACATGGTAACATGGGCTGCTGCAAATACAAGTGTAGATGACCCTAACACAGCTGGAGACGACACTATTGGAATTATATCTGGGGACGAGTGTCGGACCTCAATTTCTTGGAAACAAACTAATGAGAAAAGCAATGACAGATATGCAGCAGGAAACAAAGGAGTGGATGCCACCCCACATCTGCTTTCTCTTGAAAGTATGTCTTTGGTTCAGCAATCATCAATTTCTATTCAAGAGTCAGAACAGGTGGTGCTTCCACATAAGTGTGTTGACATTAGAAATGAATCTGTTGAAGCAGAGAACTTAAATCCTGTTAACCATGAATGCAAGGTTCTAAATGAATCATCTGAAGTATATGAACTGGTTCCAAATAAAACTGTCAATTATTTTGGCAGCAAGTGTAGTTTTGATGTCGACCCTCAGGTAGATGAAACTATGAAGACCACTCACCCAAATATGTGGTTCAAAACAAGAGGATCAGTACAAGAGTTTAATAGTTCATCCTTGAAGTTAAAATCTTCAGTACTGAACAGTTTGAGGAGTGCAGAGGATGATCTTGTCTCAGACAGTCCAACTCCATCTGACCAAGATTTGGATTTGGCAGCTGATGAGGATGAAGGAACCAACAGAAAGAGTTTAGAACCTGGAAAATCTAATAATATATCAGAAAATTCAGAAGGATGGACAACCACAAATGCCAGTTTGTCTGTTTCCCAtgattgcttggacttaaagTCTTATCCGAAAATGTATGATGCTGTTTATAAGAGGACGAAGCCATCCAAGGGAAAGGAAAGTTGCATAACTGATGTCCAAGTTAAGCAAGAAACTACTTCAGACTCTGTTGATCATGATGAAGCAACGTTGCTGTTGAGTGGTAAGATTAGAAATTCTAACAGAAAAAAACCCACTGGTGGAAGGGCTCCTAACCATGATCTAAGCTGTAGCATGAATAACTTTGACAATAATTTTTTTAGTTCTTTAGGAGCTTCCACAAGCAGAGGAAAGTCTGCATCTAGTTCATGTAATCAATTTTTAGTTGATGATTGGAAATCAACATCAAAAATGCCTGTTGGTTTAAGATCTGTGAGAAACAGAAGGGAGAACTACAATACAACTGATTTCAGATGTATGGATAAGAAAAGCCACCAATCGTTGCGGAAGCTTTCATGGCTTTTATTGTTAGAGCATGAGGAGTGCTATAGATATATTCCTCAAAAAGGTGATGAAGTGGCCTATTTGATACAG GGCCATCGTGAATACATTGAAAGCACTGCTACAACTGAAGTAGGTCCATGGAAATCAATCAAAGGCTTAAAGGCTGTCGAGTTTTGCAAAGTACAAGAACTTGAATACTCTACACTTCCTGGATCTGGTGATAGCTGCTGCAAACTAACCCTTGAGTTCAAGGATCCTTCATCTTGTGGGTTCAAGAAAACTTTCCGAGTCACATTGCCTGAACTCAATGATCCTGACTTTCTCGTGGAAAGATTACGCTATGATGCTTCCATTGAAAGGAATTGGACCCACAGAGACAAGTGCCAGGTATGGTGGAAGGATGCTGATGGATCGGGTGGAAGTTGGTGGAGTGGTCGGATCTTAGCTGTAAAACCT